In Pieris rapae chromosome 6, ilPieRapa1.1, whole genome shotgun sequence, the sequence AACCGATTGAATTCGTTAATTAACCACGGCACAACATAATAGCACTTTATAgcgtttgattttttttcaacttgTATTGAATTTCTTGAAAAattcaacaattattttatatattaatatgaattattaacaaattcacTCATGTCATTGtcgtttctataaaaattgtataatacgAAGCActcctataaatattttgtaagtccttaacataaattaagttCATCAAGTATAACATTGCACAACTgtagtaaatgtataaaattattaacaaaattacagAAATTCACGCAGAGGCGGCGCGCGTATCGTAAGTCACTAAATCACACAACGCCGCCGCCTCACCGGCTATCAACCCGGTACTGATAATTGAACATGAACGCTCAACGCAGCAACTGGCAAGTAAAACACTTGCTATTGGAGATACCAGGGTGGCCAGTAaaagaatgtaaaattagactAAACATTTACTCTTTTCCTTTAATACTCTAATTAATTaggaaaaaattataatactacagatttatttatcaattaaggACCAACTAtactataatttacataaaattgtcTATGTACAAGCCAAAAATAgatcaaaattatttcaccCAAAACCAAAATTACAATCACACGTAGTCACACTCAGTCACGAACAAACATTCAGTCATCGAcagaaaataaagatatatattataagctatttcatttttttaaactttttatgttttttttgcaaTGTATGTTCTCCCATATCTTTTAGCGATATAACATCATTTACAGACTTCgtaggttaaataaaatatcatatatttaaattctgtttcaattattgatatttgataatctaataaatttgtaagataaaaaaacGCAGGagcttaataatttttcttgtggtttttctatattatctataatggATGTAGTCAGGAAAATTTCGTTCAATGTGTATATAtgaactttcatttattcactATGGTCATTGTCAAAAAGTCTATGGCATCTTTTTTGCAATGTGATTGTAGAAGGCTCGTATTAACACTtcttattgaaatttttattcaattgaaagtattattttcGTATGTCTAATTTAAGACGACAAGCTACTTTGTCAttaaatattgtcataactaaggaaataaaattgtattaataattggaAAGTGCATATTGAGCACCCAAGATGTCGGTAATATTCTTCTATGATTTTgacaagaaaatatttcactAACGGGAAAGGTGATGGGTGGATGAGCTTACAGTCATTGAAtgtgtacataaatataaatagttagACGAACAAAAACATGAGTCAACGGGCAGATGATCACGTAGGAAACGTGAAAGAAAATTCTAAATGTACAAGCGTGAAAAACAAATCAATCAATTCCAAAGATCCTTCAGTAACACCTGACGGAAAGAGTATAGAAAATAGCGAAGATAAGTTGAACGAAATGATATCACAGTCACTTCATATAAAGCATCACAATAACCTTACAAATGGCACTAGTGatcatttgaaaattaataaagaaccTATTAATGATTCGACAGAACAACAATCTCCATGTGAAGATACTTTTGTAAATAGTGTATATTGTAGTGACTTAACTCAACACACAGAGAATACTAAGAATGGTTCATCTGAATCAAGTGAGAAAAGGACTCTTGATAGTGTCCAGATAGATGACAATCATTTTCAAGATACAGAAAATGATGGAAAGGTATTCATTGTATCATATGAATCTGAGTTACAAATGCCTGAAATCATGAGACTAATACAGAAGGATTTATCTGAACCTTATTCAATCTACacatatagatattttatacataattggCCTAAGCTTTGCTTTTTGGCAATTCATGATAAAAATTGCATTGGTGCCATTGTATGTAAGTTAGACATGCATCGCAATGTTGTTAAAAGAGGCTACATTGCTATGTTggcagttgataaaaaatatagaaaaagagGGATTGGATCTAAGTTGGTTCAAAAAGCAATACAGGTGAgcaaatatctaaaataagttttacaaattattatgcttatatttgattgtcattaccagataatatatataaatatatatcattattgtatataaatatatatattcatttgtttcatgTTACTTACAAGTATTGAAATCTTAAACATTGTATttccatataacatttttaataaaattagtacaTATCCAATGTATCTTCTACCCATTCCAGGTCATGATTGATGACAATGCTGATGAAGTTGTATTAGAAactgaaataacaaataaacctGCACTTAAACTGTATGAAAATTTGGGATTTGTTAGAGACAAACgcttatttagatattatctTAATGGTGTAGATGCATTGAGATTGAAACTATGGCTCAGGTGAAAATTGCAGTTGTCCTTTGGGATATCTTAAATGTTGTGTTGTATTAACACTAACAGTTTCAAGTgtgtattattcataatataaacactgaactgttatttatattgataccTTACCAATGCATCTGCCACCTGGATTTCagccaaaaaaaattttgagtcatgtgatttgttttttatgtaattattgttaaaatttgttGACAAAGTAGCTGTATTTCTTactgcaaatattaaataaataaaatttgatctgtattgattttcataaatgtcatataaattttttgctCAAAAATTTACCTTAAGAATTAAGGTCAGGTTGTCCAACtaacatttgaaatttatcATGGCTTCATTTACTGCTGTATATATGAAAAAGAATCttattagaattataattaaaaatagaagactatttacaaataatttcatttcataatttatttagtttttatgttcaatgtaaaatgtatattttacaatcCTATAAATTCATTTGTCTAAAGGATGGCTGGTAAGTAAAGTATGCcttataagaaaatacactCTTCAAGAACTACagtgtacatttattttaaggtaacCACTACCcctaagttatattaaaataaaattgctgtGATATTAGCAGTGATTTATTgaaaaccaaaaatatatgaatagtaaaacttttaaaatgtaaaagttGCAGAATTAGTGGATGCTCCATCataaacaaatgtattattaataggaTTATATTGCTTAGTAACTAGTTTTATAGCTTCATGTGCCACACAACCACCAAGAAAAGCGGACACACTATGAATTTCTGCACCTCCATAACGACACATTTCATGAATATGATCATCTTTAGGGAATGGCGAACAAGAAACATCAGTCAATATTTTTGAGAcacaatttttaagttttgctATATCACTTTCTGGCTCCCATTCTCCTGGTGCCCGACAATGTTCAGATCGAAACATATCAGCTGCTCTTAATAGAATGTAATGCACCATCATTACATCAGGTTCTTCTAAATGTCTAGCTATGTAAGATGCTACCGGCCCACCCGTCTGATATTCTAAAGCTATATTAGATCCTTTAATTAAATGCAAATCATGAGCATGCCTACAAAATAGCTTGACTTCAGCTTCACTCAAAGTGTCACATTGTAGCTGCGATACTATTTGTTGTACTTTTCTATAAACTATCTCTGCATCTGCCGCAGCCTGACACCGATAAATATTTTGCAGTTTAACATAATGTTCTGTGGAAGCTGTCATATCTGGTAATACACCTGTGACGGGTAACTTCCCTTTTCCTTCAGCTTCTACAAACCCTCTCAGGGCAGAACACATAATCCAAAATGCAGAACTATCTTTAGTCAAGTTAATAGCTGCACTGCTATAAATAAGTTCCTGAATTTTTACAGGTAGAAATGTAGGAAGCAATGCTGTATTTACTGCCCTTATTGCTTCTTCAAAGTTTTCTTCAGTTATTGGCAATCCATTTTCATCAATCCTTATGTATTGCTGgattatttctttgatttcattcttttcttttctggTCATTGGCCATCTGTCCAGATTTGTGATTTGCCATTGCTGTACtgctttgtataaaataacaatccaTGGGACATGGCCATGATCTTTCAGGTCAAGAGTACTGATATTAATGCTATCAAAATATTGTGATAAAATAGGGAATGGAACATCTAGACGGAGATCAACTCGTTCATTATCAGGATGGGTCTCAATAATTGCATGCTCTTTAAACTGTATTCTAAACGAACCTAAAAACCCAACTgatctacataatattaaaggaatatttaaatCCCATAAGTGTTGTgataaatctataattaacTTCTCATTTAATGATGTTGCAATGACTGTactaaatgatttaaaaaaatcagggTTATCTTTTAGAATTTGATCTGGAGGTTCCTGAACAGAGTGACCCTGAACGGCATCATTAAGCTCTAATAACAATCGTAAAGTTTCAGAGCCTCTGTTTAAACCTTTACTGGAGGTTTCAAGAAAGAAATTACACCCTAAGTCCTCGTCGCTGGTTATGTTTTCATCCACTATAGTTATG encodes:
- the LOC110991343 gene encoding NEDD8-activating enzyme E1 regulatory subunit, which produces MASPSPKSPEQNEKTKQYDRQLRLWGDHGQSALENGHICLINATALGTEILKSIVLPGVGAITIVDENITSDEDLGCNFFLETSSKGLNRGSETLRLLLELNDAVQGHSVQEPPDQILKDNPDFFKSFSTVIATSLNEKLIIDLSQHLWDLNIPLILCRSVGFLGSFRIQFKEHAIIETHPDNERVDLRLDVPFPILSQYFDSINISTLDLKDHGHVPWIVILYKAVQQWQITNLDRWPMTRKEKNEIKEIIQQYIRIDENGLPITEENFEEAIRAVNTALLPTFLPVKIQELIYSSAAINLTKDSSAFWIMCSALRGFVEAEGKGKLPVTGVLPDMTASTEHYVKLQNIYRCQAAADAEIVYRKVQQIVSQLQCDTLSEAEVKLFCRHAHDLHLIKGSNIALEYQTGGPVASYIARHLEEPDVMMVHYILLRAADMFRSEHCRAPGEWEPESDIAKLKNCVSKILTDVSCSPFPKDDHIHEMCRYGGAEIHSVSAFLGGCVAHEAIKLVTKQYNPINNTFVYDGASTNSATFTF
- the LOC110991344 gene encoding N-alpha-acetyltransferase 30, producing MSQRADDHVGNVKENSKCTSVKNKSINSKDPSVTPDGKSIENSEDKLNEMISQSLHIKHHNNLTNGTSDHLKINKEPINDSTEQQSPCEDTFVNSVYCSDLTQHTENTKNGSSESSEKRTLDSVQIDDNHFQDTENDGKVFIVSYESELQMPEIMRLIQKDLSEPYSIYTYRYFIHNWPKLCFLAIHDKNCIGAIVCKLDMHRNVVKRGYIAMLAVDKKYRKRGIGSKLVQKAIQVMIDDNADEVVLETEITNKPALKLYENLGFVRDKRLFRYYLNGVDALRLKLWLR